In a genomic window of Sphingomonas koreensis:
- a CDS encoding amidohydrolase family protein, with protein MSSVPVIDVHTHMLSEAWLNDIRAHGAPKYGVKPTAAGQDSVWMSGAPFVTLFPEMFDYDLRVANMDKAGVDIAIVSLTCPSAYWGGEAVSTRVSREMNAHMAYQQGRFPDRIRFFATLPWQYPERAVEVLAEAVVQGAVGVFVSANIDGKSLTAPQFAPIWQAIDDLALPVLVHPTAPQGSAEMELHEYGLVPPIGFMFDTTLAVSRMILDGFIDRYPNLAIIAGHGGATLPYLAGRLDRCHEMIPACSEKIKDKPSSYLRRIYYDSVVYEKNALDLCIEVAGGPERVMYGSDYPHNIGDMAGCLARVNALDPAAAKLVKSGTAQKLFKL; from the coding sequence ATGTCGTCGGTGCCGGTGATCGACGTCCACACGCACATGCTGAGCGAGGCATGGCTGAACGACATCCGCGCGCATGGCGCCCCCAAATACGGGGTGAAGCCGACCGCGGCGGGACAGGACAGCGTGTGGATGAGCGGCGCGCCGTTCGTCACGCTGTTCCCCGAGATGTTCGACTATGACCTGCGCGTCGCGAACATGGACAAGGCCGGCGTCGATATCGCCATCGTCTCGCTGACCTGCCCCAGCGCCTATTGGGGCGGGGAGGCGGTGAGCACCCGCGTGTCGCGCGAGATGAACGCGCACATGGCCTATCAGCAGGGGCGTTTCCCGGACCGCATCCGCTTCTTCGCGACCTTGCCCTGGCAGTATCCGGAGCGCGCGGTCGAGGTGCTTGCGGAGGCGGTCGTACAGGGTGCGGTCGGCGTGTTCGTCAGCGCCAATATCGACGGCAAGAGCCTGACGGCGCCGCAGTTCGCGCCGATCTGGCAGGCGATCGACGATCTCGCGCTGCCCGTGCTGGTCCATCCGACCGCGCCGCAGGGCTCGGCCGAGATGGAATTGCACGAATACGGCCTGGTGCCGCCGATCGGCTTCATGTTCGATACCACGCTGGCCGTGTCGCGGATGATCCTCGACGGGTTCATCGACCGCTACCCGAACCTCGCGATCATCGCCGGGCATGGCGGCGCGACGCTGCCCTATCTGGCCGGGCGGCTCGACCGCTGCCACGAGATGATCCCGGCCTGCTCGGAGAAGATCAAGGACAAGCCGTCGAGCTATCTTCGCCGCATCTATTATGACAGCGTGGTCTATGAGAAGAACGCGCTCGACCTGTGTATCGAGGTCGCGGGCGGACCGGAGCGAGTGATGTACGGATCGGACTATCCCCACAATATCGGGGACATGGCGGGGTGCCTCGCCCGCGTGAACGCGCTCGATCCCGCTGCCGCGAAGCTGGTCAAGAGCGGCACCGCGCAAAAGCTGTTCAAGCTGTGA
- a CDS encoding fumarylacetoacetate hydrolase family protein — protein MKLGTIRIDGKPTVIARVADDKAVALDAYRWMEDLIEAGNAGLDTANEAIQAALAGKLPVIDLSASTDWMAPNPRPSKILGCAVNNNNLNSKAMKPMTAPMFFIKGRSALTGHNKTIDILKDHGPSIPEPEPVVVFGKTAKNVPPEKALDYVFGYTLTNDVTASGVKFGEDSIALKQTADIVKPHHTAWRPNFEGDNNWLLFIYHSKSKAADTFAAMGPWLTTKDEVPDPNKLLVRGYIDGECFTDDSTANYFFPVEQVISTASKWFTMEPGDCIHTGTASKGTEKHPRGNIGTYLSGYDGKLCDVEIDGLGRLSNRINLEK, from the coding sequence ATGAAACTGGGTACGATCCGAATTGATGGCAAGCCGACGGTGATCGCCCGCGTTGCCGACGACAAGGCCGTGGCGCTGGACGCCTATCGCTGGATGGAAGACCTGATCGAGGCGGGCAATGCCGGTCTCGACACTGCCAACGAGGCGATCCAGGCCGCGCTTGCGGGCAAGCTGCCGGTGATCGACCTGTCGGCGAGCACCGACTGGATGGCGCCGAACCCGCGCCCTTCGAAGATCCTGGGCTGCGCGGTCAACAACAACAATTTGAACAGCAAGGCGATGAAGCCGATGACGGCGCCGATGTTCTTCATCAAGGGGCGCTCGGCACTCACCGGCCACAACAAGACGATCGACATCCTCAAGGACCATGGCCCGTCGATCCCCGAGCCCGAGCCCGTCGTGGTGTTCGGCAAGACCGCCAAGAACGTGCCGCCCGAAAAGGCGCTCGACTATGTCTTCGGCTACACGCTGACCAACGACGTGACCGCCAGCGGGGTCAAGTTCGGCGAGGATTCGATCGCGCTCAAGCAGACCGCCGATATCGTCAAGCCGCACCACACCGCCTGGCGCCCGAATTTCGAAGGCGACAACAACTGGCTGCTGTTCATCTACCACTCCAAGTCCAAGGCGGCGGACACGTTCGCGGCGATGGGCCCGTGGCTGACCACCAAGGACGAGGTGCCGGACCCCAACAAGCTGCTGGTGCGCGGCTATATCGACGGCGAATGCTTCACCGACGATTCGACCGCCAACTACTTCTTCCCGGTCGAGCAGGTGATCTCGACCGCGTCGAAATGGTTCACGATGGAGCCGGGCGACTGCATCCACACCGGCACCGCGTCGAAGGGCACCGAGAAGCATCCGCGCGGAAATATCGGCACCTATCTGTCGGGCTACGACGGCAAGCTGTGCGACGTCGAGATCGACGGGCTCGGCCGCCTTTCCAACCGCATCAACCTGGAGAAGTGA
- a CDS encoding aromatic ring-hydroxylating dioxygenase subunit alpha produces MGELLRRYWHPFAAVAEVDELGIKPVRLLGENLVAFKSKNGSYGLIDRQCPHRRADMLNGIIEDDGLRCSYHGWCFASSGQCLEQPFEDIANPKARFKDKIRTKAYPVEAKAGMLWAYMGPQPAPLVPNWEPFTWTNGFQQIVFADVPCNWFQCQENSCDPVHFEWMHRNWTSVLKGDGSYGPTHLELAFEEFEFGHIYKRVREDTDKDNPHWTVGATALWPNAFFLGDHIEWRVPVDDENTLSVTWMFHRVPADREPFVQERIPYWTGPVKDEKGEWITSHVMNQDIVAWVGQGTIADRTQEHLGKSDWGIVMMRRSFEANMKLVEAGEGDPKAVIRDAEFNKCVELPIKHKELFTASMTLEESRRLGDTLQYRINRPDYQHQVGQPEAVKREYQIAMGMIPEDATETI; encoded by the coding sequence ATGGGCGAGCTGCTGCGCCGTTACTGGCATCCGTTTGCTGCGGTCGCCGAGGTCGACGAGCTGGGGATCAAGCCGGTCCGGCTGCTCGGCGAGAACCTGGTCGCATTCAAATCGAAGAATGGCAGCTACGGTCTGATCGACCGGCAATGCCCGCATCGCCGCGCCGACATGCTCAACGGCATCATCGAGGATGACGGCCTGCGCTGCAGCTATCATGGCTGGTGCTTCGCGAGCTCGGGCCAGTGCCTCGAGCAGCCGTTCGAGGACATCGCCAACCCCAAGGCGCGCTTCAAGGACAAGATCCGCACCAAGGCCTATCCGGTCGAGGCGAAGGCCGGAATGCTCTGGGCCTATATGGGGCCGCAGCCGGCGCCCTTGGTACCCAATTGGGAGCCGTTCACCTGGACCAACGGGTTCCAGCAGATCGTCTTCGCCGACGTCCCCTGCAACTGGTTCCAGTGCCAGGAGAATAGCTGCGACCCGGTCCATTTCGAGTGGATGCACCGCAACTGGACCTCGGTGCTCAAGGGCGACGGCAGCTACGGCCCGACGCACCTCGAGCTGGCGTTCGAGGAGTTCGAGTTCGGCCATATCTACAAGCGCGTGCGCGAGGATACCGACAAGGACAATCCGCACTGGACGGTCGGTGCGACGGCCTTGTGGCCCAACGCCTTCTTCCTGGGCGACCATATCGAATGGCGCGTGCCGGTCGATGACGAGAACACGCTGTCGGTGACCTGGATGTTCCACCGCGTGCCCGCCGACCGCGAGCCGTTCGTGCAGGAGCGTATCCCGTACTGGACCGGCCCGGTGAAGGACGAGAAGGGCGAGTGGATCACCAGCCATGTGATGAACCAGGACATCGTCGCCTGGGTCGGGCAGGGCACGATCGCCGACCGCACGCAGGAGCATCTGGGCAAGAGCGACTGGGGCATCGTGATGATGCGCCGCAGCTTCGAGGCGAACATGAAGCTGGTCGAGGCGGGCGAGGGCGATCCCAAGGCCGTGATCCGCGATGCCGAGTTCAACAAGTGCGTCGAGCTGCCGATCAAGCACAAGGAGCTCTTCACCGCGTCGATGACGCTCGAGGAGAGCCGGCGGCTGGGCGACACGCTGCAATACCGGATCAACCGGCCCGACTATCAGCACCAGGTCGGCCAGCCCGAGGCGGTGAAGCGCGAATATCAGATCGCGATGGGGATGATCCCCGAGGACGCGACCGAAACCATCTGA
- a CDS encoding IclR family transcriptional regulator, which produces MDRDLRRRAPDAPASIATVAMATRILDLLAESERPVGVQEMAQTLGMTKSRASRHLANLEMLGLVSRGGGRRGFQLGWRIGRWGQIAAGRMQMPELLRGPLDRLNEESGCTVLLCAVAGADAVVVQCLPARAAMRIDVQPGLMLNLPESPTARVCFAFQPRERRRELLDQAESRGENFRIADREAFEREVAMVQARHYSWGVNKFGIGHNALAAPLFDGDTIVAAVTLMLATDAAPGPPAPYLVELLLGCAQRCSRLLGSRHSYPRD; this is translated from the coding sequence ATGGACAGGGACCTAAGACGGCGCGCACCGGATGCGCCTGCGTCGATCGCCACGGTGGCGATGGCGACTCGCATTCTCGACCTGCTGGCCGAAAGCGAGCGGCCGGTGGGCGTGCAGGAAATGGCGCAGACGCTGGGCATGACCAAGTCGCGCGCGTCGCGGCATCTTGCCAATCTCGAGATGCTCGGGTTGGTCAGCCGCGGCGGCGGGCGGCGCGGGTTCCAGCTCGGCTGGCGGATCGGCCGCTGGGGGCAGATCGCGGCGGGGCGGATGCAGATGCCCGAATTGCTGCGCGGCCCGCTCGACCGGCTCAACGAGGAAAGCGGCTGCACCGTGCTGCTCTGCGCGGTGGCCGGTGCCGACGCGGTGGTCGTCCAGTGCCTGCCCGCGCGCGCTGCGATGCGGATCGACGTTCAGCCCGGGCTGATGCTCAACCTGCCCGAGTCACCCACCGCGCGCGTCTGCTTCGCCTTCCAGCCGCGCGAGCGGCGGCGCGAACTGCTCGATCAGGCGGAATCGCGTGGCGAGAATTTCAGGATCGCCGATCGCGAGGCGTTCGAGCGCGAGGTCGCGATGGTCCAGGCGCGCCACTATAGCTGGGGCGTCAACAAGTTCGGCATCGGGCACAATGCGCTCGCCGCGCCGTTGTTCGACGGCGACACGATCGTCGCCGCGGTCACGCTGATGCTGGCGACCGACGCCGCGCCGGGGCCGCCCGCGCCTTATCTGGTCGAACTGCTGCTCGGCTGCGCGCAGCGCTGCTCGCGCCTGCTCGGCTCTCGCCACAGCTATCCGCGCGACTGA
- a CDS encoding DUF2783 domain-containing protein → MARLITDPNLAAADDIYEKLIAMHGDRPVEESLKLAARLNLILLNHIGDRAVAEEAIALAAQSRG, encoded by the coding sequence ATGGCCCGGCTGATCACCGATCCCAATCTGGCTGCCGCCGACGATATCTATGAGAAGCTGATCGCGATGCACGGCGACCGACCGGTCGAAGAGAGCCTGAAGCTCGCCGCGCGGCTCAACCTGATCCTGCTCAACCATATCGGCGACCGCGCCGTGGCGGAGGAAGCGATTGCGCTGGCGGCTCAGTCGCGCGGATAG
- a CDS encoding FAD-dependent oxidoreductase, protein MANVSNIPVWREIGAAPPPAVQNETAPVVIVGAGPVGLAMALDLGRRGHRVVVLSQLDFVAAGSKAICFAKRSLDIFDRLGVGDAIVDKGVIWNVGKVFWGDREEPVFQFDMLPVKNQKRPGFINIQQYHVEDRLIAALETLPNVELRWGHRMAGLVPQPEGARIEVETADGGYTIDADWVIACDGSRSAARDALGLDFEGRVFEDNFLIADVKMTGERPSERWFWFDPPFNPGQSALMHKQPDNVWRLDFQLGWNIDRAAAVKPENVDPLVRAMLGQDVAYEQEWYSVYTFQCRRMARFVHDRVIFAGDSAHLVSPFGARGCNGGLADVDNLGWKLDLILHGEAGSELLESYDAEAIAIADENILNSSRSTDFMTPKSAASRIYRDAVLELASEVPFARPFVNSGRLSTAVALPESPLNTPDADDWAGGGVAPGWPALDAPLGEGWLLERLGRGFVLLADRDPGIAGIETIVAGEEDELLRERYALAPGAIYLIRPDSYVCARWHAPDEAAVRAALLRAKGN, encoded by the coding sequence ATGGCGAACGTGTCGAACATTCCGGTCTGGCGCGAGATCGGCGCCGCGCCGCCGCCCGCCGTGCAGAACGAGACCGCGCCGGTCGTGATCGTCGGGGCAGGGCCGGTGGGCCTTGCCATGGCGCTCGACCTTGGCCGGCGCGGGCACCGGGTGGTGGTGCTGTCGCAGCTCGATTTCGTCGCGGCAGGATCGAAGGCGATCTGCTTCGCCAAGCGCTCGCTCGATATCTTCGACCGGCTCGGCGTCGGCGACGCGATCGTCGACAAGGGCGTGATCTGGAATGTCGGCAAGGTGTTCTGGGGCGACCGCGAGGAACCGGTGTTCCAGTTCGACATGCTGCCGGTGAAGAACCAGAAGCGCCCGGGCTTCATCAACATCCAGCAATATCATGTCGAGGACCGGCTGATCGCGGCGCTGGAGACGCTGCCGAATGTCGAGCTGCGCTGGGGCCACCGCATGGCCGGCCTCGTGCCGCAGCCCGAGGGCGCGCGCATCGAGGTCGAGACGGCAGATGGGGGCTACACGATCGATGCCGATTGGGTGATCGCATGCGACGGCAGCCGATCGGCAGCGCGCGACGCGCTCGGCCTCGATTTCGAGGGGCGGGTGTTCGAGGACAATTTCCTGATCGCCGACGTCAAGATGACGGGCGAGCGGCCGTCGGAACGGTGGTTCTGGTTCGATCCGCCTTTCAATCCCGGCCAGTCGGCGCTGATGCACAAGCAGCCCGACAATGTCTGGCGGCTCGATTTCCAGCTCGGCTGGAACATCGACCGCGCCGCGGCGGTGAAGCCCGAGAATGTCGACCCGCTGGTGCGCGCGATGCTGGGCCAGGACGTTGCCTATGAGCAGGAATGGTACAGCGTCTACACCTTCCAGTGCCGCCGCATGGCGCGCTTCGTCCATGACCGGGTGATCTTCGCGGGCGACAGCGCGCACCTCGTCTCGCCGTTCGGCGCGCGCGGGTGCAATGGCGGGCTCGCCGATGTCGACAATCTCGGCTGGAAGCTCGACCTGATCCTCCATGGCGAGGCGGGGAGCGAGCTGCTGGAAAGCTATGACGCCGAGGCGATCGCAATCGCCGACGAGAATATCCTGAACTCGAGCCGTTCGACCGACTTCATGACGCCCAAATCGGCGGCGAGCCGCATCTATCGCGACGCCGTGCTCGAACTGGCGAGCGAGGTGCCGTTCGCGCGGCCGTTCGTCAATTCGGGGCGGCTGTCGACCGCGGTCGCGCTGCCGGAGAGTCCGCTGAATACCCCCGATGCCGACGACTGGGCGGGCGGCGGCGTGGCGCCGGGCTGGCCCGCGCTTGATGCGCCGCTCGGCGAGGGCTGGCTGCTCGAGCGGCTGGGGCGCGGCTTCGTGCTGCTTGCCGATCGCGATCCGGGCATTGCCGGGATCGAGACGATCGTTGCCGGCGAGGAGGATGAACTGCTGCGCGAACGCTATGCGCTGGCGCCGGGTGCGATCTATCTGATCCGGCCCGACAGCTATGTCTGCGCGCGCTGGCATGCGCCGGACGAGGCCGCGGTCCGCGCGGCGCTCCTGCGTGCAAAGGGGAATTGA
- a CDS encoding MBL fold metallo-hydrolase: MAKPFASSTDLAEKTETLEVLGDGIYALTAEGDPNVGAFEGEDFIVAIEARATPAAARDWLTKLREHTDKPVRYLILTHYHAVRVLGASAFDAQDIIMSNATAALVEERGEQDWASEFGRMPRLFKQPDEIPGLTRPSITFTNSYSIDLGGDRGKLDLQFCGRGHTEGDIVVWHEKSGTLFAGDLVEAQAALYTGDAFHFDWATGTLDKVKAYGAQQLIGGRGAVARGRAEVDAAIEQTREFLNGMIEHVGAAHRNGGTLKDAFEATHTALGPKFGHWPIFEHCLPFNVQRLWDEFDGIERPRIWTMERDREVWAQLQG; encoded by the coding sequence ATGGCCAAGCCGTTCGCATCGTCGACAGACCTTGCCGAGAAGACCGAGACGCTGGAGGTGCTGGGCGACGGCATCTACGCGCTGACCGCCGAGGGCGATCCCAATGTCGGCGCGTTCGAGGGTGAGGATTTCATCGTCGCGATCGAGGCGCGCGCGACCCCGGCTGCGGCGCGAGACTGGCTGACCAAGCTGCGCGAGCATACCGACAAGCCGGTCCGCTACCTGATCCTGACGCACTATCATGCCGTGCGCGTGCTGGGCGCGAGCGCGTTCGATGCGCAGGACATCATCATGAGCAACGCCACCGCGGCGCTGGTCGAGGAGCGCGGCGAACAGGATTGGGCGAGCGAGTTCGGGCGGATGCCGCGCCTGTTCAAGCAGCCCGACGAAATCCCGGGCCTGACCCGGCCGTCGATCACCTTCACCAACAGCTATTCGATCGACCTGGGCGGCGACCGCGGCAAGCTCGACCTGCAATTCTGCGGGCGCGGCCATACCGAGGGCGACATCGTGGTGTGGCACGAGAAGAGCGGCACGCTGTTCGCAGGCGACCTGGTCGAGGCGCAGGCGGCGCTCTACACCGGCGATGCGTTCCACTTCGACTGGGCGACCGGCACGCTCGACAAGGTCAAGGCCTATGGCGCGCAGCAGCTGATCGGCGGGCGCGGCGCGGTGGCGCGCGGCCGCGCCGAGGTCGACGCGGCGATCGAGCAGACCCGCGAGTTCCTCAACGGCATGATCGAGCATGTCGGCGCGGCGCACAGGAATGGCGGCACGCTCAAGGATGCATTCGAGGCGACGCACACCGCGCTTGGCCCCAAATTCGGGCATTGGCCGATCTTCGAGCATTGCCTGCCGTTCAACGTCCAGCGTCTGTGGGACGAGTTCGACGGGATCGAGCGGCCGCGCATCTGGACGATGGAGCGCGACCGCGAAGTCTGGGCGCAGCTTCAGGGCTGA
- a CDS encoding aromatic amino acid transaminase — protein MFADLAEPPLDPILGLAQLLAQDKSPDKVDLGIGIYQNEHGEAPVLDCVKTAERWLAETQPSKRYLSSAGNADYNTQTRGLLFGKGSDGFARSRTIQAPGGTGALRLASDLLRKLRPEGRVFIPGPTWPNHPGILKASGHEVVVYPYYDMAAGALRFDEMMAALADLGPRDTLLLHGCCHNPTGADLDREQWRAVAGLVAKSGAAVLVDLAYLGLGDGLAEDAAGIRLLAEQIPEFIVASSYSKNFALYRERVGALTVVGGSEKDAVLAHAHALPVARTLWSMPPDHGAAVVAKVLGDAELRRVWEGELTLMRGRINAMRERLATRLAAQGTRDYGFIAKQRGMFTMLGIAPDAVETLRRDHHVHLTSSGRINVAGLNANNVDRVADAIAAASTN, from the coding sequence ATGTTCGCCGACCTTGCCGAGCCGCCGCTCGATCCGATCCTTGGCCTCGCGCAGCTGCTTGCCCAGGACAAGAGTCCGGACAAGGTCGATCTGGGCATCGGCATCTATCAGAACGAACATGGCGAGGCGCCGGTGCTCGATTGCGTCAAGACGGCCGAGCGCTGGCTGGCGGAGACTCAGCCCAGCAAGCGTTACCTCTCCTCCGCGGGCAATGCTGACTACAACACGCAGACGCGCGGGCTGCTGTTCGGCAAGGGCAGTGACGGCTTCGCGCGCAGCCGCACGATCCAGGCACCGGGTGGCACCGGCGCGCTTCGGCTGGCGTCCGATCTGCTGCGCAAGCTGCGGCCGGAGGGACGCGTGTTCATTCCCGGGCCGACCTGGCCCAACCATCCCGGCATCCTCAAGGCGAGCGGGCATGAGGTCGTCGTCTATCCCTATTACGACATGGCGGCGGGTGCGCTGCGCTTCGACGAGATGATGGCGGCGCTCGCCGATCTCGGCCCGCGCGACACGCTGCTGTTGCACGGCTGCTGCCACAACCCCACCGGCGCGGATCTGGACCGGGAGCAGTGGCGGGCGGTCGCCGGGCTGGTCGCGAAAAGCGGCGCGGCGGTGCTGGTGGATCTCGCCTATCTCGGCCTGGGCGATGGGCTGGCCGAGGATGCTGCCGGCATCCGGCTGCTGGCGGAACAGATTCCCGAGTTCATCGTCGCCAGCTCATACTCCAAGAATTTTGCACTGTACCGCGAGCGGGTGGGCGCGCTGACCGTGGTCGGCGGGAGCGAGAAGGATGCGGTGCTCGCGCATGCGCACGCGCTGCCGGTTGCGCGCACGCTCTGGTCGATGCCGCCCGATCACGGTGCGGCGGTTGTCGCAAAGGTGCTGGGCGACGCCGAGCTGCGCCGGGTCTGGGAAGGCGAGCTGACGCTGATGCGCGGGCGGATCAATGCGATGCGCGAACGGCTGGCGACACGGCTCGCGGCGCAGGGCACGCGCGACTACGGCTTCATCGCGAAGCAGCGCGGCATGTTCACGATGCTGGGCATCGCGCCGGATGCGGTCGAGACGCTGCGCCGCGATCATCATGTGCACCTGACCAGTTCGGGCCGGATCAACGTCGCCGGGCTCAACGCCAATAATGTCGACCGGGTCGCCGATGCGATCGCGGCGGCCAGCACGAACTGA
- a CDS encoding DJ-1/PfpI family protein: MEQKPFTIGMIAFERMTNLDFVGPFDILSRVRGARTILLAKTLDPLTTDSGYRLLPEMRLADAPELDMIFLPGGPGSTGLMEDAELLGFLREREPRAQWITSVCTGALVLGAAGLLRGYRAATHWSVMDLLPVLGAIPVSERVVIDRNRVTGGGVTAGIDFALTLIAHIWGEDQAKLIQLGNEYDPAPPFDAGHPDRVPDVAAHYRELTGEMTAARRAAAERAAEAF; the protein is encoded by the coding sequence GTGGAGCAGAAACCGTTCACCATCGGCATGATCGCGTTCGAGCGGATGACGAACCTCGATTTCGTCGGGCCGTTCGACATCCTCTCCCGCGTGCGCGGCGCGCGGACGATCCTGCTGGCCAAAACGCTCGATCCCCTCACCACCGATTCGGGCTATCGCCTGTTGCCCGAGATGCGGCTGGCCGATGCGCCGGAGCTGGACATGATCTTCCTGCCCGGCGGCCCCGGCTCGACCGGGCTGATGGAAGACGCTGAACTGCTCGGCTTTCTGCGCGAGCGGGAACCGCGTGCGCAGTGGATCACGTCGGTCTGCACCGGTGCGCTGGTGCTTGGCGCGGCAGGGTTGCTCCGAGGCTATCGCGCAGCGACGCACTGGAGCGTGATGGACCTCCTCCCTGTGCTGGGCGCGATCCCGGTCAGCGAACGCGTGGTGATCGATCGCAACCGCGTGACGGGCGGCGGGGTGACCGCGGGCATCGACTTCGCGCTGACCTTGATCGCCCATATCTGGGGCGAGGATCAGGCGAAGCTGATCCAGCTCGGCAACGAATATGATCCGGCGCCGCCCTTCGATGCGGGACACCCGGATCGCGTGCCCGATGTGGCGGCGCATTATCGCGAGCTGACTGGCGAGATGACCGCGGCCCGGCGGGCGGCAGCGGAACGTGCCGCTGAGGCATTCTGA
- a CDS encoding RidA family protein, whose translation MVDASLSISQAVIDAGFRLPRVIQKDTPFLLHRRTGNILQVSGMIAQFEGERPYLGRLGAELMSADGAKAAELSALNILAWLAQATDDDADRVDCCLELNGFVACTPDFTEQSQVISGASRLIVAVLGERGRHCRTSIGVTALPFGVPVEINARFVLRD comes from the coding sequence ATGGTGGACGCATCGCTTTCGATCTCGCAAGCCGTCATCGACGCCGGATTCCGGCTGCCCCGCGTGATCCAGAAGGACACGCCCTTCCTGCTCCATCGCCGCACCGGGAACATCCTCCAAGTCTCGGGGATGATCGCGCAGTTCGAGGGGGAGCGGCCCTATCTCGGGCGGCTCGGCGCCGAGCTCATGTCAGCCGACGGCGCGAAGGCGGCGGAACTGAGCGCGCTCAACATCCTCGCATGGCTGGCGCAGGCGACGGACGACGACGCGGATCGCGTTGATTGCTGCCTGGAGCTCAACGGATTTGTCGCCTGCACGCCCGACTTCACCGAGCAGAGCCAGGTCATCAGCGGTGCCAGCCGGCTCATCGTCGCGGTGCTCGGCGAGCGCGGGCGGCATTGCCGCACCTCGATCGGCGTGACCGCGTTGCCCTTCGGTGTCCCGGTCGAGATCAACGCGCGCTTCGTGCTCCGCGACTAG
- a CDS encoding FAD-binding oxidoreductase, producing the protein MTGSAVTTVPASASPTDPCLSALSETLGADLFVRDEDARAACLRDMTGNWPSGAQAVARPRSTAEVARLVQAAAAQGIAIVPQGGNTGLVGGCAVPAETPALLLSTRRLRSIRAIDLHAPAVIAEAGCILAEVQEAVAAHGFTIPLGLGSEGSATIGGLVSTNAGGIRALRHGVMRNQVLGLEVVLPDGRVWNGLRTLAKNNMGYDLKQLFIGGEGTLGVVTAAALRLVPASRQIETLWLAVEDPAAALALLGALRTALGDLVTSFELIQRRGVEWGMAAVPGLRVPDSGAHGWFVLAEVATAATGLPLRAAVEAALADVFEQGLALDGMLAESEAQRRELWRIREAVVVGKAAGKPSISVDVAVPLGQVPAFLVETEAAAAGLLPGCETLGFGHLGDGNIHFSVHRGANDTERFAGTAEAIAAKVEAIALRLGGTICAEHGVGRRMRAAVADALDAAELDLIRAVKRALDPHNRMNPGAVIEL; encoded by the coding sequence ATGACCGGATCGGCCGTTACTACCGTGCCGGCTTCCGCTTCTCCTACTGACCCGTGCCTGTCCGCGCTCAGCGAAACGCTGGGCGCGGACCTGTTTGTGCGGGACGAGGATGCGCGCGCGGCCTGTCTGCGCGACATGACGGGCAACTGGCCGAGCGGCGCGCAGGCGGTAGCCCGGCCGCGCTCGACCGCTGAGGTCGCGAGGCTGGTTCAGGCAGCCGCGGCGCAGGGCATCGCGATCGTTCCGCAGGGCGGCAATACCGGGCTGGTCGGCGGTTGTGCGGTTCCGGCGGAAACACCGGCGCTGCTGCTATCGACCCGCCGCCTGCGATCGATCCGCGCGATCGACCTTCACGCACCAGCGGTCATCGCCGAAGCCGGATGCATCCTGGCCGAGGTGCAGGAAGCGGTAGCGGCGCACGGTTTCACCATCCCGCTCGGGCTCGGTTCGGAAGGCAGCGCGACGATCGGCGGGCTCGTCTCGACCAATGCCGGCGGAATCCGCGCGCTGCGCCATGGCGTGATGCGCAACCAGGTGCTGGGGCTTGAGGTCGTCCTGCCCGACGGGCGGGTGTGGAACGGGCTGCGCACGCTCGCCAAGAACAATATGGGATACGATCTCAAGCAGCTGTTCATCGGCGGTGAGGGGACGCTGGGCGTCGTCACCGCCGCTGCATTGCGGCTCGTTCCCGCGTCGCGCCAGATCGAGACCTTATGGCTCGCGGTCGAGGATCCGGCTGCGGCGCTCGCGCTGCTTGGCGCCTTGCGCACGGCCCTGGGCGATCTCGTCACCAGCTTCGAGCTGATCCAGCGGCGCGGCGTCGAATGGGGCATGGCCGCGGTGCCGGGGCTGCGCGTGCCCGATTCCGGCGCGCATGGCTGGTTCGTGCTGGCCGAGGTCGCCACTGCCGCGACGGGGCTGCCGTTGCGTGCCGCAGTGGAGGCGGCGCTCGCGGATGTTTTCGAACAAGGTTTGGCGCTAGACGGCATGCTTGCCGAGAGCGAGGCGCAGCGGCGCGAGCTTTGGCGGATCCGCGAGGCGGTGGTGGTGGGCAAGGCTGCGGGCAAGCCCTCGATCAGTGTCGATGTCGCGGTGCCGCTGGGGCAGGTTCCGGCCTTTCTGGTCGAGACGGAAGCTGCGGCCGCAGGGCTGCTGCCCGGGTGCGAGACGCTGGGCTTCGGTCATCTCGGCGACGGCAATATCCATTTCTCCGTCCATCGCGGGGCGAATGATACGGAGCGTTTCGCCGGGACTGCGGAGGCGATCGCCGCCAAGGTTGAGGCGATCGCGCTGCGGCTGGGCGGAACGATCTGCGCCGAGCATGGCGTGGGCCGGCGGATGCGGGCAGCCGTCGCGGACGCGCTCGACGCGGCCGAACTCGACCTGATCCGTGCGGTCAAACGCGCACTCGATCCGCACAACCGGATGAATCCCGGCGCGGTGATCGAACTCTAG